cagcaaaacTCTGGAAAAATCAACcgctgtcctcttctgctctgcagtgagaggtttacctgttagccccgcccaccaggtTAGCCCCTCCCACCACATCATGTCTGCACAGTTAACAACTGTGACCCCCCtgttaaaaccttttttctatattttttagtgacatttcagacaaaaaaaatctgagtcgGCAGATTGGACTTTATAAAGATCAGTGATCGACCAGAAAACTGGTGCTGCTCAGGTCCAGAACAGCTCaggaccagaacctggtactgatAAACAGCATTGGTATAAAGTAATGCGTCTGTAACCATGGCAACTACaagcaggtcaaagttcagatcctGTAGGACAGGCTGGAGAGGTTTGATTAAAAACCAACTGATTTGGACCTGGAGCGTCCAGGAGACGGTCCAGGAGATGGGTCGGAGGACGGTCCAGAGGACGGGTCTGTGAGGACAGTTTGATTTAAAGCCCTCTGATTGGTTACCTGCGTCTGATCCCGCCCCTTTACCTGAACCATTCTGTTCCtgggattttaaaaagcagactGACTCACAGAGACACATCGAACCAGAGGAGCCGGAGAACCCGACCTGCcttggttctgtttgggttctGTCTCATCCAGAACCACCTGGACCAGGTATGTACACCTGCCTCCGCCTCAGAGGCCAGATTCCCAGTAAACACAGAGCTGAGGAGCCTCAGGTCCTCCCAGAAGCCCAGAGGACTCACCTGCCCTCAGGTGAGTCCTCCAGGTCGGTACTCACCCACTTTGTCCCCGATGAGCCCGGCCACTTTATTCATCTTCACTGCGTCTCCGCGTCCAGCGCCGTCCAACTCTGAGGACGCGTCTCAAGTGACTGGATGGCAGTCGAAGAAACGGGTGTGTCTGCAGGCCGGCCAACCTGTTCCACCTGCTGCCTCcttctgagcatgctcagtacGGCTGACAGGTGGAGATGATGAGTCCTGGTCCACCCAGTCTGTGAGAACGAGCTTTAATCACAGTGAAACTATGACAcacagtgacacacacacacacacacacacacacacagattaactcatgtttgtatttgtatCTTTGCAGGAattttccattgacttccattcatttctagaGTCCAACCAAAGGTTGAACTTTATCCAAAACCCGAACGCAGCAACAGCCTGGACCCCACAATGTAGTTAGTGTTAGGAAATGATCCGTGCAATGCAACAAATGcctggtacacacacacacacccacacacacacacacacacacccccacacacgcccacacacacacgcccacccacacacgcacacacacacacacacacacaacaaccTCAGTCAGAGAGAAACGGCTGCAAAGGAAACTGGAAATCAGTTTATTATAAATTTGATTCTGAACTCATAAAAGCTCAGTTTCAGAAACCAATCAGACGCCAGTTTGTCCCATTAGCTCCGCCCACTTCAGGTAACTTCTCCACCTGTTGGAAAACTCTGAACACTTTTCGGGTCATGGAAGCCCGGTTCCCAGAACCTGCTGATTCTTTTGGCTTCTGCAGATTTCATAGAGAAAATAGAACAAGATGttagtttatattttatgtcaaaCCAGAACCGGATCCATCCAGAACAAGTCCAGAACTGGACCATTTAGGAACTGGGACCTAGTCCAGAACCGGGACGTGCCCCCCGCCCCCATTCATCCCACCCAATAATTTCACTCCACTTGCGAAAAATATTAGACTTTGAAATCTTCCGCTCacgtgcttttattttgaaggtgcACCACAGCGCTTCCTGCCCCCTCAGAGGAGGAAACAGGGTCAGTCGGGATGTTGCCATGAATTTCGCTTGTTTAAAGCGTCTTGTTGTCAGTTTACGTTCATATATACTGTAGAACCAAATCTGTTTGGTTAAGTGGTTTTAATTCTGGAATAATCACATGTCCAATATTTCACCACTAACTTTGTCTGAAACTGAGTTACTGTAGAcacaatgttgtttttcatcacaatgaaactgaaatgaaaacatttcggctgatagagaaatgtttttactggccactgattttttcttttaattacaaACCCCACCTGTACaagcaaattatataaaatatacgATTTATTCTGAACTCTATCAACCCGATTTACTGACAATAAGTTCACCATACAAATAAACGTATACAGactaatttcttttgttgtataAAGTGTAACGGTGGCCACACAAAACCTGATCATACTGACCACTTAACGTGTgtattatattatgttatattatattatattatattatattatatgaTATTAGTGCTAGAATAGTGAAGCTGTTGAAGAAAGGTGAGGACAattagtttattaaaatatgtattaaccagttttaatttttaataaagtattttattatgaGGAGAGCAGGTCAGGGAGGAGACTGGGGAGCCAGGTGGCGCTTCAGGATGTAAAGACATAAAaagtatattattaaaatagaaCCAGAAAGGAGAACAGGTGAGGACTGATGTCaggttgattttttaaaaacttttccaatattttagttattatttctACAGTATTTATAAGAGTAATGTTAGGAAACATGAACAGgagagattttaaaataaacaagtgaaaacttttactgtaaaaaatggATTCTGCAGTAAATAGAGTTGAGATGTATAATaatgtaaacatctgaaaatcAGTTGTTAAGATTCTGTTTGATGAAACATAGTTTATGTTTAGTTAGTTCAGATTCTGATTCTGCACATTAATGTCTGTAAAGACATGAATCCATGCAGGAACATCAGAGgcagagacacaaacagaacTGTAGATATTATAATGAAACGTTTGTGGCTGAAAATGAcaggagagaaaaacatttagtcttTTGTGCCTCAGTGTTTTCATGGCTCATGTTTGGTACGTTGCTGAATGCAGGTCTGGACAGAGAGACGAGTTATGAGAGAGGAGCTGTTAGAGCTGAAAAGcatcattttaattatgtttgtgGCCAAACATGTAGAGAGTTGTTCAAGAAGAACCAAACTTATTTtgagactttgtttttgttggtcaaACTGCTGAGACCCATTTACTCCAGTCAACTGATATCAACGCATTTTTGACCAATAATCAAATGTATTTCAATCAATACAATTGAATTGACTCAGGCTGCTGAGTCAGATTCATGTTGATGCAGGACTGTTAGCAGTGGAgggctggactttgactaggacattaCAGAACCTGGATTTCTCTGCAGTGGTTCTGTTTGGATCGTGGTTCTGAAGCTGGAGTGTTTTCAGCTGCAGGCTGTATGGTGACCACAGCATCACTCCTCCTCTGCCGTGTTTGGTGGAACGTGAGGCGTCTGATCTGCTGTCTGGGTTTCTGGTTCTCATCCCGTCGTGTTCAACAAACTTCCCCAGAATGACGGACTTCCTGTCTAAACAGGAAACTCTAAAATTAAATCACTGCCCTTGTTCTGTTGAGGAACAGATCtataaatattttagcattttaatcttttttaaatgaagtgcAGCTGTTTCCTTCACTTCAGATGAATAATAAACTCGCCCTTCACCTTCCAGCCTCATTTAATCCCagaatgtttagatttaattcacTAAAACAGGAATTTCTGGTTCATTTCCCAGAAAAATAGTTTCATGTCTGGAGAGAAAAAACTTGAAGAGTGAGAaactaaactttatttattcagtttagtttttaccaaacaaaattaaacagcaATAACCAAACATCAGaaatcagttttatattttaatatatttaatttgacaGTTTATTGGTTCCAGAAAACAACAGACCAGTAAATGTCCAAATGTAGAATTTATTAAGCCAGTTACATTCCCAGTAAGACACTGGGAGGCTTACTGGGTTTAAAACAGGAAGAGAGATGAAACAAGAAGAGCCGAGTTCAGAAACGTCTGAGGCAGAGACGGCtggtgaagatgatgaagatgatgatgatgatgaagactCCGTCCTCCATTTTCCTTCAGACCACCAGCTGAGGACAAACAGAAACCAAACCTGAAAACGACTCCAGAGAAACGAGACGGGCCAGAACCGGGTAACAGAACCAGGTCCACTAAGAACCAGGTAACAGAACCGGGTCCACTAAGAACCGGGTAACAGAACCGGGTCCACTAAGAACCGGGTAACAGAACAAATTTTCTAAATCTTTTGATAATAATGTGATTAAATATCAGGAAGTTCTTTAAACCGTTAAAATAGAAACGGCTGTAAAATCTGGACATGAATCTTCAGTTATTCTGAGTGGAGgaaaagttttgtatttatttcgttttttatttttcctcctgattcttGTCTTCTTCCTCCAGGGTAAGGTGTGTCAGTGCAGCCTTTGGACACCAGGGGGCGGTGTTCTGCAGGCGTGAACACCTGCTCTGTTTCAGGTAAACTTCTTTGTTGTTAAATGATGTCGACTCACCTGCGTTTCCTCCTTCCTGCCCTTGTTGCCATCAAATTACAGCGCGTCTCCCAGGCCAAAGCATCCTTCATCTCctcccttcttcttctcctcctgctgcggctgctgcggctgctgcggctgctgcgGCTTCTGCGGCTGTTGCGGCTGCTGCGGCTGTTGCggctgctgcggctgctgctTTGGTCCCTTTTTTCCGCCCACGAACTCATCCACCTTTTGCTCCACAAACTCACCTGCAGAAGAAGCAAGAGACGAGTTCTGACTTGATTATACTGAAAGATCCTCCTGGTAAATCTGATCGCAGGTTAATTAAAGACGCCACAGGAATTTTCCTCAGCTGTGGGCGGAGCTCCGCCCCCTCCAGGCGGAGCTCCGCCCCCTCCAGGCGGAGCTCCGCCCCCTCCAGGTGGAACTCTGCCTGGGTGGAAAGCCGCCTGACGgtgaaaatgttctgaatgtTCTGGTTGGTGGTTTCAGCTGAACCTGCACCGGGTTTTAAACCGTCAGCGGCAGTGAGGAGGAACAGTGGGCTGGTTTCTATCAGCCtgaaaggtcagagttcatcttCTCCTCAGACCGATTCAACTTCCTGTTGGAATTTCAGATGAATATTCTGGTTTTCTTGTTGagtttgaatcatttttatggtgaatttaaagaccaaaacatgttaataaatatacaataaataaataatgtgaagtTAAAACGTTTGTGCttttaggttttctttgttttttgagaaatgtttgtatttttgaggTGAtcatttcataaatgttttattgatgtgCTTCACCTGACTTCCTACAAAATCtgttcaatttaaataattagttCAGGCTTCTgggaaataaagagcaaattaTCATAGagaatttttaacttttttggaataattatttCCACTAATCATCCAATCAGTAAAGATTAATACTAATAACCTTTACTGACTGACTTCTTTTactaaaaaataagaaactaagAAGCATATTTGTCCAAAAGACTAAAACTAAAAGTGCGGACGTTACAGTTCCGGTCAGAACCGAACCGACCCGGTTCTGTCAGCGTTCTCCTTCATTTAGCTCAGACACTGAGGAACAAAAGGCCGTTTGGTCAGAACCAGACGGCAAACAGTAAATATCAGGAGATCCTTCAGACCAGATGCAGCTGCagctttgacctttgaccttgtAGTTTGAGGTTTGTTATTGACAGAAAGCTTCAAGGTCAAAGCAACTCAGATCTCAAACCCAAAAAGTTCTGGAAcgaaacatctgaaaaaaaaagtttcctaaAGCAGCTCCTCTAAATACATATTAaagaatttaacatttatttttatttaattcgcTCTATTAGTTATTTAACTTAATATCAAACTTCATATTGGTTTGTTGTGACGGAGGAATCACATTTCCTGATGTTTGGAGGGATAACAAAGCAAAGCAGCTGAAGATTAATGTTGCAGATTTTATTGATGTGAGTTAGAAATTTATCAGCTTTTGTctcttttcctccatttttattgactaaatataaaaacttaatCCGTTTTTAACCTGATCAAATCAACCTTTAGCATAAAACCaatgaggaaacaaaaacattcttggaataaaataaagtgagtTTTGTTTGAGACTCACCTGCTTTCTGCCCGGCAACTTTGGCGAAATCGTCGCCTCCGGTGGCTTTTTTCAGGAAGTTCATGTCTGCTGCAGGCTGATCGGTGATTATCGGTCAGGAAGTGATCAATGATCAGTGATCGCTGTGCTGCTGGCTCTGGATCAGCTCAGTCTCTTATACCTGGTGGCGACGCCTCGCCGGGGAATTGGGCGTGTTTCTGTCCGACCCGTCAGACCGGCTTGGCTGCAGAGTCAGAGCTGAATTTATGTTCCTGTTCTTTGCCTGCAGCTAAACCACCGGAGATAATTGCTGTGAGGCGAAGAGGGAAGACGCTGAGTCACCCGCTCAGGAATGACAAGAGGCGCAGAAACTCTGACCGGGTCCAGCCCGGAGAACCAGCCGGTTCGGTTCCCGGTacgatcatcatcatcacaccTCCAGCCAGGTGGAGTCAGGTCAGATGTTTTTACAGACGCAGCTGCTCCaccctgatgatgatgatgatgatgatgatgatcctTTCAGGTGgctctgctctctgattggctgtgagCAGCAGGTATTGCTGCAGGGTAAGGTGTGTATTTACTGTCTCTATCTGCTGTatcaaacaaacaagcaaatttGCTTGGCGTTGCTATGGTAACGGCCCCAATAGACACTGAAAGCCTCCTCTGGTTCTTCACATGTTTTATACCAAAATCTGATCTTTatgtctgtcaggttttaaggaaatgtttaccatctttttacaaaacataaataatttgatATGAAAACATGAATTTGATCAAATTCATGTTTGATCAGGAATCAAACGAATCGACTTCCTGACAGGATGGCAGGAATGAAGTAAATTAACTCAATGCTGCATTTAGTTCAGTTTCTGACTGTAGTGGAGTAACACTGTTTTTAAAGaccttattattttatttcattattgtAGTCATTTTACTACATTCTCGTTATTATTCTGTTATCCGAGTTTCCAGTTTTGTGtccattttgttgttttaaactgaATATGCTTTATGGCCGTCTTgctgctaacagctaacagtGTTTCAGTGCAGAGGAACGATCtgagaggaggagctgcgcctcggaGGCGGGGCTACGGCCACTCAGCCCTTTAGCAGCtaactggttgccatggagattaaagaatttctcaaacatatatGAAAGAATCAACGCAACACagcaggtatgtttttgatgagagaaaaacattataacatgatgaagttgattttacataaaactgcccctttaaaattcCAGCTCTGTGATTTGGGTCAAATTCAGGAACCAAAATGTTTGGTTCATAACTGGCAGCAGCAAAATCACCAAAAAGCCCcgagatagaaaaataaatcagctgctTCCTGAAGCCTGTGGAGTTCCTGTCTGTAAGGATAACAATGTagatttgtcatttttgcagtcaaacatgttttatctgtAATTATTATGGATCTGATTAgtttataacacaaacaaactagaaaaaaattcctgattttccttatttttatgtaaatatggaGTGTTGAAGGTATGAACTGGGAAATGAAATAATAACTGTAGGTTAAAAtcttgtttatttcaaattagttaagaaagaaataaaacacaaaacagtttttcctgtCAGGTTTTCCAGTGTTGATCCAAACTGCAGACAGTCAAAACTTCGTCATCAGTGATGCTCTGATGACAGATAATCCTCTGCTATTCACCGATCGCTTGACTGAAATATAATCACCGATACATAAACTCCTCTGGACACGACAGGATGAGTGTGACTGTGCTTTGAGAAAACAAACTTAATCCGGCCAACAGAATATATTAGTGATGAACAGCAGCAGTGATCAGACGGGCCTCAGAGCGCAGCAGGATGTCAGGCTGAATTTACAAGGTTAGGGGCTTGTAAAGATGATTAGCCACAGTGTGTACGTAGTTAAAAAACTCTGAACTGCTTCATGTCTTTGTGAGCTAAAACATAAACTAGCTTAAAGATGCACATAGCATCAGTAAAAGCACAAACCTGTAAATGTGTCATATGAGCAGATACTGGTGTAAACTGAAGTACTGAGTTAGTTTTATTCAAGCTGAGCTACAGAAGACACATGTGGTCCTATTCATCTAGGACTCGTAAAAGTGCATTTTACAAGTTATAGGGTCCAATATGAGTAGGACCACAGATATGACCATAGACCAATAGGACCTTGTCTGTGGTCAGTAGGTCAGTAGGTCAATagggaaagacatgcagcaaatgtcttCAGGTCTGGACTCCAAACTGTGACGATGGCGTCTTGGACTAAGgccgccaccgccgccgccgccgccgccgccgccgcccaTGGTGCTTTGCTTTTAATTCACATTCAGTTTGTTGTTGTGCGTCTATAGGAGAAGATCAAAGGAAGTTaccttttcattgttttcacaAAACTGTAGTCTCAAATTGATTGTGACCCCATTTAAAGCGTCGCTGCAGAATGAGACCAAAGCAAAGGCGTAACCCTGAAATCAAGACCAGGAAACCCCAGGAGACGTCC
The Xiphophorus hellerii strain 12219 chromosome 22, Xiphophorus_hellerii-4.1, whole genome shotgun sequence genome window above contains:
- the LOC116712976 gene encoding RNA polymerase II degradation factor 1-like, translating into MNFLKKATGGDDFAKVAGQKAGEFVEQKVDEFVGGKKGPKQQPQQPQQPQQPQQPQKPQQPQQPQQPQQEEKKKGGDEGCFGLGDAL